One Nitrospira sp. DNA window includes the following coding sequences:
- a CDS encoding ATP-binding protein has protein sequence MAKAKKAVGTDQQASQDFEGLGVFYLGRPYDLAAKQAKPGWLLYDSKDLVTHAVCVGMTGSGKTGLCLSLLEEAAIDGIPALIIDPKGDLANLLLTFPQLRGEDFAPWVNEDDARKKGLSTAEYAQAQADLWKKGLADWGQSGERIQKLREAADVAVYTPGSNAGIPVSILKSFAAPSSEILDDAEMLRERIGTTVTSLLGLIGVDADPIKSREHILLSTILDRTWKAGQDLDLASLIHQIQAPPMTKIGVLDVDSFYPSKDRFALAMQLNNLLAAPGFSAWLEGEALDVGQMLYAPSGKPRLAIFSIAHLNDAERMFFVTLLLSQTLGWVRAQSGTTSLRAILYMDEIFGYFPPVANPPSKQPLLTLLKQARAYGLGVVLATQNPVDLDYKGLANTGTWFIGRLQTERDKARVLEGLEGAAASSGKKFDRQRMEQLLAGLGNRVFLLNNVHEDAPEVFQTRWTLSYLRGPLTRTQIKTLMSEVKGKGVEARGSEQGQSRQIGSSSPAPRASGLSPGVARPMLPPDVPQYFIPLRGSQPGGSTVVYQPMVLGVAQIRLADSKAAIDVAEDVARLAPIVDGAVPVEWEHATAASIAVADLEKSPVESARFAALPAPAAKGKHYDTWNKDFAGWLFRTHKLELLRSPSTKELSRPGESERDFRVRLQQAGRELRDQQSDSLRKKYAPKIAVLQDRLRRAEQMKERQQAEARSSQIQAAISVGASILGAFLGRKTISATNIGRATTAVRSAGRVMKESQDVGHAEENVAALQQQLADLEAQFKAEADALAAAIDPLTERLEVVSLKPTKANIVVKVVALAWMPQWQDAEGRLTAAWE, from the coding sequence CGATTGACGGGATTCCCGCCCTCATCATCGATCCCAAGGGCGACCTGGCGAATCTGCTCCTCACTTTCCCGCAATTACGGGGTGAAGACTTTGCACCCTGGGTGAACGAAGATGATGCGCGCAAGAAGGGCCTCTCAACAGCCGAGTACGCGCAGGCGCAGGCCGATCTGTGGAAGAAGGGGCTGGCCGACTGGGGGCAGAGCGGCGAGCGGATTCAAAAGTTGCGTGAGGCCGCCGATGTGGCGGTCTATACGCCGGGGAGCAACGCCGGCATTCCCGTCTCGATCCTCAAATCCTTCGCGGCGCCGTCGTCGGAGATTCTCGATGACGCGGAGATGCTGCGCGAGCGTATCGGGACGACTGTCACCAGCCTGCTGGGATTGATCGGCGTGGACGCCGACCCGATCAAGAGCCGCGAGCACATTCTCCTCTCCACGATCCTCGATCGCACCTGGAAGGCGGGGCAGGATCTGGATCTGGCATCGCTCATCCACCAGATCCAGGCGCCGCCTATGACGAAGATCGGCGTGCTGGATGTGGACTCGTTCTATCCGTCGAAGGATCGGTTTGCCTTGGCCATGCAGTTGAATAACTTATTGGCGGCGCCGGGGTTCAGTGCCTGGCTGGAGGGCGAAGCACTCGACGTGGGGCAGATGTTGTATGCGCCCAGCGGGAAGCCGCGCCTGGCTATTTTCTCGATCGCGCATTTGAACGACGCCGAGCGCATGTTCTTTGTCACGCTGCTGTTGAGCCAGACGCTGGGTTGGGTGCGGGCACAGTCCGGCACGACCAGCCTGCGGGCGATTCTCTACATGGACGAAATCTTCGGCTACTTTCCGCCGGTCGCCAATCCTCCGTCTAAACAACCGCTGCTCACCTTGCTCAAACAGGCGCGGGCCTATGGTCTCGGCGTGGTGCTCGCGACGCAGAACCCGGTCGATCTCGATTACAAGGGGCTTGCCAATACCGGCACCTGGTTCATCGGCCGGTTGCAGACGGAGCGGGACAAGGCGCGGGTGCTGGAGGGGTTGGAGGGGGCCGCGGCGAGCTCGGGGAAGAAATTTGACCGGCAGCGGATGGAGCAGCTTCTCGCCGGGTTGGGCAATCGGGTGTTTCTTTTGAACAACGTTCACGAGGATGCCCCCGAAGTGTTTCAAACGAGGTGGACGCTTTCCTATCTGCGTGGGCCCCTGACCAGGACCCAGATCAAGACGCTGATGAGCGAGGTGAAGGGCAAGGGGGTAGAGGCTAGGGGTAGCGAACAGGGGCAGAGCCGTCAGATCGGTTCGTCTTCACCCGCGCCTCGTGCCTCTGGCCTGTCGCCTGGCGTTGCCCGTCCGATGCTGCCTCCCGATGTGCCGCAATATTTCATTCCGCTGCGCGGCAGCCAGCCTGGCGGGAGCACGGTGGTCTATCAGCCGATGGTGTTGGGCGTTGCGCAAATCCGCTTGGCCGACAGCAAAGCAGCGATCGATGTGGCGGAGGATGTGGCGAGGCTGGCGCCGATTGTTGACGGAGCGGTGCCGGTGGAGTGGGAGCATGCGACGGCGGCATCGATCGCGGTCGCGGATCTGGAGAAGTCTCCGGTAGAGAGTGCCCGGTTTGCGGCGCTTCCCGCTCCCGCGGCAAAGGGGAAACACTACGACACGTGGAACAAGGATTTTGCGGGGTGGCTCTTTCGCACCCATAAACTAGAGCTCTTGAGGAGTCCGAGCACGAAGGAACTCTCCCGCCCCGGCGAGTCTGAGCGGGATTTCCGCGTCCGTCTTCAGCAGGCCGGCCGGGAGCTGCGGGATCAGCAATCGGATAGTTTGCGGAAGAAATACGCGCCCAAGATCGCGGTGCTGCAAGATCGCCTTCGGCGGGCGGAGCAGATGAAAGAACGGCAGCAGGCGGAAGCCCGGTCCAGTCAGATCCAGGCCGCGATCTCGGTCGGAGCCTCAATCCTCGGCGCGTTTCTCGGGCGCAAGACGATCAGCGCGACGAACATCGGGCGGGCGACGACGGCGGTCAGGAGCGCGGGCCGGGTGATGAAGGAATCGCAGGACGTGGGGCACGCAGAGGAAAATGTCGCGGCCTTGCAACAGCAATTGGCCGATCTGGAAGCACAGTTCAAGGCCGAAGCCGACGCATTGGCTGCGGCCATCGATCCCCTCACGGAAAGGCTGGAGGTTGTGTCGCTGAAACCCACGAAGGCCAACATCGTGGTGAAGGTCGTGGCGCTCGCCTGGATGCCTCAGTGGCAGGACGCCGAGGGGCGGCTCACCGCCGCATGGGAGTAA